One window of the Spea bombifrons isolate aSpeBom1 chromosome 8, aSpeBom1.2.pri, whole genome shotgun sequence genome contains the following:
- the LOC128503829 gene encoding uncharacterized protein LOC128503829, producing the protein MRRLLLPPFLLSLRRLLVACQVSAPCRWFLAVSGVLLQDASPLLGPGLQGPSSNTASATAPQEVCRSLGGVVLPQVWLVGHSFIFWARRRAAVRPNGEQLGFSPLAVEVRWFGKRGMLWVHLLPELVRLSRLLGPPSVLVIHLGGNDLGVVPVRSLGDTVLRDLARLMVLFPDVRLVWSEVVSRNFWRVATNQRALERSRVKFNRWISKFVASVNGVTVRHRVFERDAANLFRSDGVHLNDIGLDLFNLALQEAIGQAMACVGGGPR; encoded by the exons ATGAGGAGGCTTTTGCTACCCCCCTTCCTGCTTTCCTTACGGCGCCTGCTGGTGGCTTGCCAAGTTTCGGCCCCCTGCCGGTGGTTTCTG GCTGTGTCTGGTGTGTTGCTGCAGGATGCTTCGCCGCTGCTGGGACCAGGACTTCAGGGACCTTCTAGCAATACGGCTTCGGCTACGGCGCCGCAGGAGGTCTGCCGGTCGCTTGGCG GTGTGGTTCTCCCTCAAGTCTGGCTCGTTGGACATTCCTTCATCTTCTGGGCCAGGAGGCGGGCGGCAGTTCGCCCGAACGGGGAGCAGTTGGGGTTCTCTCCTCTTGCGGTTGAGGTGCGGTGGTTCGGGAAACGGGGGATGCTGTGGGTTCATCTCCTCCCTGAGCTGGTTCGGTTGTCCCGGTTGTTGGGTCCTCCCTCGGTTCTGGTGATTCACCTCGGGGGGAATGATCTTGGGGTGGTCCCGGTTAGGTCTCTGGGGGATACGGTTCTTCGGGACCTTGCTAGGCTTATGGTGTTGTTTCCTGATGTCCGGTTGGTGTGGTCCGAGGTGGTGTCTCGGAATTTTTGGCGGGTGGCGACTAATCAGCGGGCCCTGGAGCGGTCGCGGGTTAAATTTAATCGTTGGATTTCCAAGTTTGTGGCTAGCGTTAATGGTGTGACGGTTCGGCATAGGGTGTTTGAAAGGGACGCGGCCAATTTGTTTCGGAGTGATGGCGTTCATTTGAATGACATCGGTTTGGATCTTTTCAATTTGGCTCTGCAGGAGGCTATCGGTCAGGCCATGGCGTGTGTTGGTGGGGGCCCCCGCTGA